The Musa acuminata AAA Group cultivar baxijiao chromosome BXJ1-8, Cavendish_Baxijiao_AAA, whole genome shotgun sequence genomic sequence atgccaatcgaaagcggaagtgatgcgaacctacttggatgtgacaactaagtgaaagaagagtcaatgagcaaattttgtggaggaaggacccaaaacttcagaagtttgcgagacaatgctcattaaagctccaacaaacatctacccagttcaagcagcatgaggaattttgagaaactgacgcagtaaggatggtcttttccttcatttgggggattcgcaagaatcaacaaggatcaacacaactcagccaaccccacaacaACCTTCatttggcggatcaaaggttcgactactcaaaaacagcagcggaaagcagttgggagccaagaggcgcattgtagctggagtagaagattgaagactcagcaaaggcgaggagttgtagtgtcgacaaaggctttaacgaggacgtcgaaggaataagtgggggagaatatcacggacaaacttctaaacaagatgtttgatataatgtttatatacgtccgtgtcttttggcatgtttatgCCTTGTACAATAGGTAGAGGgatggccaaaggcttaataatcccattttagttaggttggtggcctctttaggcttataaataaaggttgtgtcatgtaaacacgtgtgagagattttcgatctataatgaattattttaccctttgttgtgcaactgttcagagcttgtaaagtttgttagtaatttgtattgtctatgaagtgtttttcggagatgtttgcttgtggatcccgattgaggcgttctctctaacccgttctctcttttgttggtcttaagggacaatgggaggcttcgaggaggttgacctttgcggacagacacataagagtgtcgcacgacttaggaaaaaccagttaagtccgtgataATTTGGTGGTGGACAATAGTGTCGTTAGGGATCGTGAGTGATTGTTGTGGATAAGGAAATCATTAGTGAGAGATGAGGGGTATTTGACATTAGCATCAATGTGAATACAAATATAGAGCGGCATCGCTCGATAACAATTGCATTGGCATCGACGTAATTGCCGAGCGACGAAATGATCATTGATGTAGATGCAAAACGACCTTTACCTTTCACTGCTGCCCTCCTTATCCACAACAACCACACATGACCCTCAATGATGCCACCATCCGCTGCTATTACCCTCCTTATCCACAACAATCATACATGACCCTCAACGATGTCACCATTCGTTACTATTGATGTCATCCATCATTACcaattggaatgttaaattatttttttattattttatttttatatattcattGATAAAATCGATGATGGTAGGGTAAACGGATCTATACATTtttctttcataactataagaatattaatataattttttaaaatataaaattaaaatattaaagataatttataattaatccggAGGTTCAAAGAGAAAGTGACTAAGGGAGGGGGAGAAGGAGGGTCTGACTTAGAAACAGAAAAGGAATTTGAGGGTAATACTgataaaatcgatgatgttaaggtaaatggatctatatatttttctttcataactataagaatattaatataattttttaaagtatagaaATTGAAATATTAAGATAGTTTATAATTAATCCGGAGGTTCAAAGAGAAAGTGATGAAAGGAGGGGGAGAAGGAGAGGCTGACTTGAGAAACATAAAAGAATTTGAGGGTAAAACTGATAAAATTGATGATGTTAGGGTAAATGaatcaatatatttttctttcataattataagaatattaatataattttttaaaatatagaaattaaaatattaaagatagtttATAATTAATCCGGAGGTTAAAAGATAAAGTGACGcggggagagggagaaggagggGCTGAGATACAAAAAAGGAATTTGACGATAAAACTgataaaatcgatgatgttatggtaaatggatctatatatttttctttcataactataataatattaatataattttttaaaatataaaaattaaaatattaaagatagtttataattaatccggaggttcaaagataaagtgacgagaggagagggagaaggaGGGGCTGACTTGAGAAACAGAAAAGGAATTTAAGGGTAAAACTgataaaatcgatgatgttaTGGTAACTGgatctatatatttttctttcataactataagaatattaatataatttttttaaaatataaaaattaaaatattaaaaataatttataattaattcggAGGTTCAAATAGAAAGTGAcgaagggagggggaggagggagtGACTTGAGAAACAGAAAAGGAATTTGAGTGTAAAACTgatatttaccaaaaaaaaaaaaaaaaaacgtaaatacatatgataaaaatgataaaaactaATTAGTAAAGGTCTTTTTAGGCtgattatctaaataaataaatacaactaaaatataaataaaccaCTTCCTCGATTCTGCGACACCTCgccgcttctctctctctctctctctctcgctcgtctTGTTCTCTCGGTCGGTCGCTCTCGCGCTCTGTCGTCCTCGTCCTTCGTAGAGAACGTCGATGTGGCTTCTCCTTGTTTCGACCCTGCGTAGATCGGCGATCCGAAGCCGGAGCACCTACGCGCGGTTCGGCAGCTTCGCAGCGGCTGAGAAGGGGCGCGGACCGTCCGATCGTGATCTCGGGGCAATCGGGAGCGCAGTCGTGGGGGTATTGGCCGTCGGTGCATCGGGGCTTGGACTCTGGTTGGTTTCTTCATCCTCATATTTCCCCGGTTCTTCCCTTTACTTCGCCGACTCCGATTTGGCGCAGAAGGAGCCCGACCTTCGGATCGTGTCAAATGATGCGAAGATAGAAAAGAAGCCCAAGTTTCTGTTCCCAGGTCAGTCTTTGACTGTTTGTGTACGTTAAACGATCCCAATTACTCTGATCAGCTTGGATGATAGCGGTCCAGATCGGGTGCGTATCGTACCTGAATCGGATCCGCCAAGTATGCGAATGAACTCAGATGAGATGCATACTAAATCAGATGATTCGCTCTGCACTATTATTAGTATTGCTTGGATCACTAATGTGCTGCGATTGCAATATCGGAAATATAAACGAATTAGTATCACTCTTGCTTGCTGCCTCATCCACAAAAAGACTTCGGATATAGGAAACCTTTTATGCATAATTTTTGTTGATATTTATATTAGACTTAGTGTTTGTCTGTTTATTTTGTGCAGATTCATATCGTAGAAGGGTGTTCTTCAACTATGAGAAACGGATAAGATTGCGAAGTTCTCCTGAAAAGGTATTCTGTCGAGAAATATCCATATTTTGCTCAACTATTTTGCAAGATTTGTCCTTTTCCTTATTATAGATTCACGTCTTTGTTAAGTATAACTAATAGCCATTTCAATGTATCCTTCTTGACATGGTGAAATGATCTTTCTGGTTAGAAATTATTCTTCTCAAACTGCAGTGTCATCTGATGTTTATCAGACAGGCGTGTGTGGTTGAAACATCCAATTTAGGTTTCCATAGATAACACTCCGCTTGTTACTCTCTACTGGGATTCATGTAGTGTCAAATATACTTTATTTGTTGCAAGTAAAGGATCagcattcttttcttcttttatatGGTCTGGTTAGGCCCATAATAGAACTTAGGTGGCCATTACATTATTTTTCAAGAACTGATCACCAGCTATCAAGGGCCTAAAAACATGGTAGTCCAGCTGGAACATAATGGTACATCTAAGTTGGGCCAAAGCTTGTAGATGCTAGCACTTCTAACCCCCATCCAAACTAGAGGAACCTGGAAAACCAGCAAACAAGCTGTTGCATCTGTTAACAGTGCAATTGAAATGCAAAAGTTTAGTGTTCTAAACAGGTAATGTACCTTTGAACCAGCAATCCAGTTGTTGCATCTGTTAACAGTGCAATAGAAATCCTAAAGTTGAGGTGTGtcaaaaagataatattcttattgGTATGCAAAGTTAACTGTTGGGATTTGGAGTTGAGCTCCATTCCCCGGCAGATCATCATTAGCATCAAGTCAATTAGGCTTTTTCTGAAGGAAATGAAACAGAGAAGTGAGGGGTTTTGATCAGCTAATATCCCAATAGGGATGCAACTTGAAGTTTAGTGTTTATACTATTTCAGCTGCGGTTGGTGTAGATACCCATGTGATTGACTCGACTAAGATATGAAGAATTATCAAGTACTCGACATAACAGATTTTCTTAATACACCATCTAATGATTGCTATATTACCAATTACTCATCCATAACTAGTTCAAATCAGTTAAGCAACTGACCGAAACCCTCAATGTTCTCAGGTATGTAGTTTGCTCATATTTTTCCCATAAAAATCACTATTTCATCACAAATACCAGTAATCAATCATGTATATATTGTACAGTGTACACATAAAAGTTGAATTTTGTTATTTTTTCTGGAACAACTTCAGAGTATTGTAGTCCAAAATGGTAGGAGTGTTTTCGTTGTATGACTTTTAAGCAATCACTGGATGATTTTTTTCTCTGTAAAAACTCAAAATTAATGTTTTTCCAACACAAAGTCAGTGAAGATAAACTCCTTTATGGATTAAATGTCTTTTGTTGCATCATCTAGGCAAAAGGAAACAATTTTCAGTGGAGAAAATTTTGTTCCTGCTATGCAGTAGCTCCATAACACAATAGGTTTACTTCTTAGAAGTACACATGTATATTTGTTAGCATCTGATGTTACTCTTCATGTACATTCATTTCCAAACTTAGTGCTTGTTGGTACATAGATATGTACAAATTACCAGAATCCAAATTTCTCTATTTAGTCCTTATTTTCTTCTATTCTATATTTGGTTTTGCCTTACTGTTTTTATATGGTATTATAATGTAATACAATTCAGTAGTATGTTTTAAACTTGACTTGTTTTCCATGTTTTCTTTATAGATTTTTGAATATTTCGCAACATCTAAGAACACAAAAGGAGAAATATGTATGACACCTGCAGATTTTATGCGAGCAGTTGTTACTGTTTTTCCTCCATCAGAATCCAATATTGTTAGAGAAGGATATTTGAGAGGGGAGCGTGTTCCTGGGGAATTGCATTGCGCGCCATCTTCCTTTTTTATGCTTTTTGATACTGATAGTGATGGACTAATATCCTTCCCAGAGTAAGTCAAAGAcgtctgtgtttttttttttttttcctttttatccatTTATTTCTTCAAGCTCGTTTTAAGCACAGGGCAGTTTTGTTGTTTCTCAACCTACATTTTGCCTTGTTACCAGGTACATATTCTTTGTGACCTTGCTTAGCATTCCTGAATCAAGCTTCAGTGTggctttcaaaatgtttgatcttGACAATAATGGGTAGGTTTTGTTCCTCGTGCATGAAGTTTTGTTCCTTTCTTTTGCAGAAATTGTTCCCCCTGTCTTGTTAACCATTTTATCTGCATCATTAATGAAACTCTTTCCTGTGGTTCCTCAAGAAAAACAAAGACTTTGAAACAAGCATAGCCAAGCTGAAACATGTTGTGCTGAATATATACCTTGGGCCTTTATATTCATAACAATGTCATGCTTGCTTTTGGTACtgtagaaaaaaaatcttgatcaaACTTATATCCTATATTTGCCCAATGGATAGAATATGCTCATGGTAAGAATTCATATGGGTTTGATGTAATCTTATCTTCGACGAATGACCCTGCATTGAGCCAGCATTCAatgaggttatatatatatatatatatatatatatatatatatatatatatatatatatatatatatatatatatatatatatatatatatatatatatatatatatatatatatatatatgtcaaaatCCCCGATAAAGGATTttagtttcgaatgaaaccgcccgtaccgggcagtatcGTTGATCTATCCTTGTATCGAACGATATGGGGTTGTATCGGGTGGTAACGGTCGATATTTCCATCGTTACTGCCTGAAATAGGTCGATAACGATTGATTTCGACCGTTGCCATGCACTACCGAGCGGTATCTACCTAGTTGCGACAAGGGAAGAAGAAACcttgagggagaagaagagggagaatcgggagaacctcgacgcttcCCGATCCGAtgccgccctccctcgacgatccagaTCTAGGAGGTAACGGAGAGGCGACGACTCGGCTTCTTCATCGCATTCTTCGCCAAAGGTCGGAGATGTCTGCAGCCTTCGACATCTTCGCCGAATGCCGCATACGAGGAGAAGGTCATGTTCTTCTCCTCGTCTGATGCGACGAGAAGCAAAGGAGGTGACGTCGTCGAGGCAACATAcgcctcctttttttattttttattttttttattttatatattgatttttatttattttttattatatatatacacgtaccaAGCTGTACAACCTAGCGTACTGCTCGATATGCTCatatcgtactgtaccgagcaAAGCTTGATATGTCGGTATGAAACGAAATAGTGaaccttgaatatatatatatttgcctgACTATGATCTTTGTGTTTAGAGCTAAAAGTGTTGTGATGTGTCCTTGCCATCCTAGAGCGAGTCCGTTGTTGGCATGTGGCATAGAAACCAAAGTTCTGAATACCATACTATACCAATGTACCGATCAGCTGTCGGTACGATATGTACCGAGTTATACCGGTCAGGTAAATTGTTTTAGCTTGCAAACAGTCTTAACTTATGGAAACATTATCATCTTTTTATCTGGATTCATATTATTTTCTTATTCTGATACTGAGTCTTATTATTTAATCACATTTGATAGTACTCCATTTGCAATTCTTTTGCTGTATTATttatctatatattttttattaccaTGTTTATATTTGGATCAATTGCATGTGTTTAAATTCATTTGCATCTAAATAACGCTGCTCTTTCTGAGCTGTGCAATTGCTGCTAATGATCTAGTTGTTGTTACAAGAAGGGTATGAACAATTTAATTAAGTTTCTTGGTGCTTGTACATGGATGCTAATggatttttatatctttttttccAGAGAGATAAAAAGAGAAGAGTTTATGAAAGTGATAGGATTAATGCATTCTTATAATAGACAAGGGGTTTCTCATAGTAATGGCCTTCGCTTTGGTCTAAAAGTTGGTGGCTTTATTGAGAATGGTGGTCTGCTGCAATCTTTCTTTGGCAAGGATGGGACAGGCTGCCTCCAACATGATACATTTGTTCAATTTCTTAGGGACTTACATGATGAGGTACTTCATGCCACTCATTGATCTGAAGTCATAATTATGACCTTTCTGTGGTTTTCTCTTCCATTTGAGTGTCTTATACATATAGCTACCTAAAATTGTAATACTAATCCTTATATTTTAGTAAATGGTTGTCCTATTATCTCAAGCTATCATTTGACCAGATGCTTTTAATGCATAAAATGTTTGTAGATAAGCTCATTAGCCGAATGAGTGTGGAGGTTAATGGggtagcaacaaagagagaacCATCATAGTAGAACATTAATTTCAAACTCTGTCTTAGGTTATTTTTGTGGCTGTTGTTTCTTGTATGGCTATAAGTAGGAAGTGAAAGCAAGATTGATTGGATTAACTGCTTTCTTATGAAATTAATTCAACCATTTAATCTCACATTTAGAGTGGTAGTAGATCTAGTTTAGACAGCTGGCTGCATAATGTCATTACTAATCAGGATTTTGCATCAGTGTCCAAGTCAGGAGAAACTCACCTTGGACAATCTCACCCTTTGGCTGAGCCTTCTAGAACGGTCCAACCAGAACTTTTTGCACCAAAGGGTCATATTGAGAACTTAAGAATCTAAATCAGGAGACAGTTTCATAGAAGTTAAGACATTTCTCATAATGATCATTCTACGACAGATTCACAAGAATTTTTGCTTGAGCTTCTAACAGAAGGAACCGTCTTCTCTATTCAATATGGCTTCTTTCTACTTACTGCTTCTTGCAATGTGATCCAATGTCATGTAGTCTCCTATTCAACTCGGATGGTATAGTATGGACTATGGAGACTTCATTCAACTCAAGCCTTATGTTCGTGCCTTCAGGCATGCAAGTGCTTGTCATTGCAGATTGGCATGTGTGACAAGGCAATTCATAAAGAATTGGATCTTTTGGATACTTATTTTGAACATATTACTTCGATTAATTTGCAAAAGCCAACTCCTAAAAGTTACTGCTATCGATTACGATTCAAAACTTATCATGGGTTTAGGCTTGGAACCAGAATTTGGGATTGGAATTATGCTGGATGTCTGGATCAAGGCCTGAACAGATTCCTGTCTGATTACAATTGAAGTCGTTCACCCCGTTCCCCTGGCGTGTTCCACAGATTCTGCCTGATCTTTGATCTCTTGAGGGTTTCAGTATACCAGCACTTTTTGGAATTAATAAATCAAGATTTACATCTTTTATAAATCAATATTCATAATATTTTCTTAGCTTCTGTGTTTTGCTATCACTAGTTCTTGTTAAAGTATTCAATATATGTGCAACATAATAAATGATTAAACTGTTGGTTTCTGAGATATTCTAGGTCCTGAGCCTTGTTGTCTCATTTTAGTGATGGACTAGTCTTCCAAGATTTGCCTAGGATAGAAAGAGGTGTGGATGGGTTTGGAAGTTTGAAGGTCTAGTCTCATTCTCACTTTTCTTTTGTTACCAGGATTTTTAATGCTGAAAGTGTTTTGGCTATGTTTTATGAAGAGCCATAACCTGTTTAGGTCGTTATATTAGtttaaaattttagaatctaAATCTTGAAgagtataaaattatttaaattcaaTATTGTTAATTCTAGAAATTTTGATGTCAGTTATTAAGATACGTGTCCAGGCGCGTTGTTACATCTGCTTGCATATTTATTATGTACTCACTGTTAGTTTTTTTAGTTTTTGGTCTAATATTTTAGTATTGTAGCTTGAAGTATCATCACAACCATTGGTACATAATGATTTTATCAATATTCTAGGTTTGGATTCATCTACATGGCTCATGAAGGGCTTTAATGATACTTCCATAAAAAGTTGCCTGTACATAGCATTTGGATACATATCACAAACATTTTACTTTCTTTTGTAAATGGTTAACTGGTTTCTGAACTTGAATATCATTTATCATTCACTTTACAAATTTATAAAGATTAATTATAATTGTCGGCTACTGCCTTTTGCTTCTAATAAAATTTACGCTGTTCAGATTGTGCATTTGGAATTTGCACATTATGACTTCAAGTCAAGGGGAACTATTTCAGCTAAGGATTTTGCACTATCAATGGTTGCTTCAGCAGACATGAACCATATAAACAAGTTACTAGATCAAGTGGATGAATTGGATAATAACCCTTCTGTGAGAGATATTCGTATTACCTTTGAGGTAAGACTATTCTTGTACTCCTTCAGATCTTAGCCTCTTGATCTTCTTGTTAACCTCAAAATTTCTCAATGTCCAGGA encodes the following:
- the LOC135588194 gene encoding calcium uptake protein, mitochondrial-like; translation: MWLLLVSTLRRSAIRSRSTYARFGSFAAAEKGRGPSDRDLGAIGSAVVGVLAVGASGLGLWLVSSSSYFPGSSLYFADSDLAQKEPDLRIVSNDAKIEKKPKFLFPDSYRRRVFFNYEKRIRLRSSPEKIFEYFATSKNTKGEICMTPADFMRAVVTVFPPSESNIVREGYLRGERVPGELHCAPSSFFMLFDTDSDGLISFPEYIFFVTLLSIPESSFSVAFKMFDLDNNGEIKREEFMKVIGLMHSYNRQGVSHSNGLRFGLKVGGFIENGGLLQSFFGKDGTGCLQHDTFVQFLRDLHDEIVHLEFAHYDFKSRGTISAKDFALSMVASADMNHINKLLDQVDELDNNPSVRDIRITFEEFKAFAELRKRLKPLTLAIFSYGKVNGLLTKQDFIRAASHVCGVSLTENVVEIIFHIFDTNRDGSLSSEEFLRAVQRRETDIREPSSTGIMGLLSCWLDCRRHCSSSQLFG